The sequence CCGGCCACCACGTACGGGATCTCGAGGCGCGCGAGCGCCAGCTCGACGAGCGGGATCGTGCTCCTCCGCCGGGTGAGCACGGCGACGTCGCGGAAGCGCAGATCGCCGGTCGCGGCGCCGTCGCGGCCTACAGCGCCGTCGCGGCCCGCAGCGCCGTCGCCGCCCGCGCCGCGGACGCGCCGCGCGATGTACGCTGCCGCGATCAGCGCCTCGCGCAGCTGTCCGCGCGCGTCCCGGACCAGGGCGTCGACCCCGTCCGGAGCGCCGCCGCCGTCGCTGACCAGCACGACGTCCGTCGGGCCCTCCGCGGCCCTGCCCGGCGCCGCGACGAGGTGCTCCGCCGCGCTGTAGGCGATCTCGAACTCGCGCGGCGGACTTCCAGCCTCGCGCGCTCCCGCGTCGCCGTCGCCCGCGCCGCCATCGCCCGAGCCGCGATCCTGGGCGAAATCGCGCGCGGAGAAGGCGTTGATGAACGCGAGCAGCTCGGGTGTCGACCGGCGGCTCTCGCGGAGCGCCACGAAATCGGCGCTCGGATCCGGCGACCAGAGCGCGGGCGCGAGCTCGAGCGCGCGGCCCGCGGCGGCGCCGGCGAGCTCCGCGCAGACGCGGCAGAAGATGGAGACGTCGGCCCCGCGGAACCCGTAAATGGATTGCTTGCGATCGCCGACGAGGAACAGGCCGTGGCCCGACAGACCGGCCGCCGTCGGGGCCACGCCGGCCGGGCGCGCGAGGGCGGCGTCGTCCCGCTCGCGCAGGAGGTACACGAGATCGCGCTGCACCGCGCTCGTGTCCTGGAACTCGTCGACGAGCAGCACGTCGACCGAGCCGCGGACCGCCGCGCCGATCGCCGGATCGTCCCGCAGGCCGTCGCGGGCGGCGCGCAGGAGATCGCCGAACCCGAGGCCGCCCTCGGTGCGGCGGATCGCCGAGAGCCGCTCGCGGATCTCCTCCAGCAGCTCGATGATCCGCGCCTCGCGGCGCGACAGGGCCGGGGCCTCGCGGAGGAAGCCGAGCAGCTGCTGCGCCTTGTCGCGGTGCTTCTCGCCCGGCAGCGCCTCGCGGAAGGCGATGAGCGCCTCGTCGGCCGGCGTGGACTTGCTCTTGTGCGGCTTGCGCTGCGTGAGGAGCTCGATGAGCGGGGCGCTCGCGGCGCCCGCGGGGAAGGGCGCGCCGCCGTCCTCGCGGCCGAGCGCCGCAACGAGCGCCGCCGCCGGCGCGCGGAAGGCGGCGCTGCCGAGCGCGGCGCTCCCGGCGGCGAGGCGGCGGAGCTCCCGCGCGAGCGCGCTGGCCTCGGCGGCGTGGTCGGTCACGGAGAGCCGGCGCGGCGCGAGGCCGTCCTCGTCGAGCCGGTCGAGCAGCCGCGTGACCTCGCTCCGCGCGGCCTCGACGCCGCCCGTGGCGGCGATGAGCGCGCGCGCGGCGTCGGCGCGCTCGCCCCCCTCGGCGAGCGCGCGGCTCAGCGCCTCGTCGACCGCGAGGTCGCTGAGCGCCTGCGCCTCCTCCTCGTCGAGGATCCGGGCCGAGGGCGAGAGCCCCATCGCGATCGCGTGCCGGTCCACGATCTGCTTGGCGACGCCGTGGAGCGTGTCGATGCGCGCGGCGGGGAGGCGGGCGAGCGCCTCCTCCGCGCGCTTGCGCAGCTCGGCGACGGGCAGCGAGGCGCCGGGGAGGCCGGCGACGGCCGCCTGCCGCGCCCGGAGGATGTCGGCGAAGGGGATGTCCGCCTCGCCGTTCCAGCGGGCGATCTCGCGGAGCGATCGCTCGACGCGGTGGGCGATCTCCCGCGCCGCGGCGCGCGAGAACGTCGTCGCGACGATGCGGTCCGGCGGCACGGGCGGCGCGGCGGACGCGGCGTCGGGCAGGCCGAGGGAGGTGAGGCCGAGCGTGAGCAGCACGTAGAGCGCCGTGAGGCGGTGCGTCTTGCCGGTGCCGGCGCTCGCGGCGACCACGACGTTGCGGCGGAAGGCGTAGATGAGCGCGTCGCCCTCGGCGAGCTCCGCGCCGCGCGGCGCGAAGCTCACGCGACCTCCTCCGCGGCCTCGTCGCTCGGCACGACCGCGGGGCGGCGGCACACGTCGCGCGCGTCGCACCGCGCGCACATCGTCGAGAGCGTCGGCCGCGGCGCGGCCTTGCCCTCCCAGAGCGCGACGACCGCGGCCCGCGCCGTGCGCGCAGCCTCGGCCCAGCCCTCGGCGAGCGCGCGCTGCTCGTCGGCCGTGCGCGGCCACAGCTCGATGAGCCCGCGCTGGCGCACGCCGATGTAGACGGCGCGCACCTCCTCCGCGCCCAGCGCGCGCGCCGCGATGGCGCTGTACAGCGGCAGCTGGAGCGCCCTCCGCCGCTCCTTGGCGTCGGGGAGCTTGCCGGTCTTGTAGTCGACGACCCGCACGACGCGCTGGTCGGTCGATCGATCGAGCCGGTCGATCTGGCCGTCGACCCACAGGCTCGGGCCGCCCTCCTCGTCGAACGGGGGGAGCTCCAGCGGCTGCCAGGGCGGCGGCTCTCCGGCCCCGAAGCGCCGCTCGGCCAGGAAGAAGCGGAGCTCGGGCGACGCGTCCTCCCCGTCGAGCGTGCGGGCCACGACCTCCATCACGTCCGCGATCGCCTTCTCGACCGCCTCGCGGCGGAGCGGGGCCATGGGCGCCGAGACGCCGAGCGCCGCCTCGGCCGCGGCGCGCGCCGCCGCGAGCTGCTCGGCCGGATCGCGCTCCGGGCCGAGCTCGCGCAGGGCCTCGAACGAGGCCTGCAGGGCGCGGTGGATCAGCGTGCCGCGCTCGCGCGCGTCGGCCGACTCGGCGAGGTCGTCGGCGCGGCGCACGTGCAGGACGCGGCGGGCGAACGCCGCGAAGGCGCAGCCCACGGCGCGCTCGATGTGGGTGACCGCGATCGGCCTGCCGGGGTGCGCCCCGCCGATCGCGGCCCTGAGCTGCGCGGCGAGCGCGGGATCGCCGTCGACGAGGACGCGGCCCGTGTGGAGGTCGATCGGCGCGCGCGGATCGAGGAAGAAGTCCGCGCGGGCGCGCTCGATCCGGATCCGCTCCGCGAGGTCCGCCGGCGGCCGCCCGCCGCCCGCGAGGGCGATGAGCTCCGCGTCGCGCGGGCCGAGGGGCGCCGCGTCCGGGGCGACGCGCGAGGCGGGCTCCGTGCGCTGGGGCGCGCCGGCCGCCGCGGCCGCGACGAAGAGCGGGTGCGGCTCGTTCGGCTCGCTGTCGTCCCCGCGCGTGAAGCAGAGGGCGACGCGCCGGGCGCCGGCGAGCGCCCAGCCGAGCTCCGCGCGCTGGGCCGCCTGGCGCTCGCGCCCCGACGCGGGGCGGCTCGGCGCCGCCAGCCTCCCGCGGAGCGCCTCGCCGAGCAGCGTCTCGTCCGCGCCCGGGCTGCCGCCGTAGGCGCGCGCGTCGAGCCCGGTCACCACCACCACGTCGTGCTCGAGCGCCGTGAAGCCGGCGGCGACGTCGATGCGCACGGCGCCGGCGCGCCCCGCGTCGCCGCGCGGCCCGGCGCCCTGCTCGGCCGCGGCCCGCTCGAGCTCCGCGTAGATCTCGGCCGCGGTGGCGGGGCGCTCCTCGCAGCCGAGGTCGTACGCGGCCCGCGCGAGCGCCTCGGCCTGCTCGCGGATCGCGCGCGCGGCCCGCGCGCCTTGTCCCATCGCGCCCATCGCCTCGAGCGCGAGCGCGCCGCCGCTCCGCCGCTCGCCGCGCAGCGCGGCGCGGAGCTCCTCGATCCCGGGCTCGCCGAAGCCCAGCTTGTCGAGGAGCGACAGGAAGCGCCGCACGATCTCGGGCCGCGTCGCCGCCTCGCCGATCCAGCGGGCGCTGGCCAGCAGCCGCTCCAGCGCGTGCGGCATCCACGCCTCGTCGTCGCCGTCCTCGTCGCCGTGCGCGCCGCGCAGCACCTCGAGGCCCAGGGCGAGCTCCGCGTCGCTCAGCGCCTCCTGCGCGGTCGCCGGCGGCGTCCGCGCCGTCCCTGCGCGGCGGTCCGCGCGGCGGGCTGCCACGACCGAGATGAGGCCGTCGATGAGCAGCCGGCCCGTGCGATCCACCTCGACGGGCACGTCGCGCAGCCGGTGGGCCAGGTCGGTCGAGCGCCGCTCCGCCTCCGTGGCGGACGTGCGGTCCATCCAGGCGCCGGCGTGGACCCCCGGGGCGCGGAGGATCTCGATCGCCTGCTCGCGGCGCACCGGCCCGACGGCGAGGCGCAGGATGGCGAGCGCGACGCGCCCATCGGGGCAGCTCGCGGCGGCGCGGCCGCGCGGCTCCGAGGCGCGGACGCCCGCGTCGGCCAGCGCGGCGCGGAGGGGCTCGAGCGCGGCGTCGTCGAGCGCCGGCACGACGAGGGCGATCCGCTCGGGCGGGATCCCGCGGCCGAGCGCGGCGGCCACCTCGGCGGCGGCGGCGCGCGCCTCGCCCTCCGGGGTCCTCGCCGTGATGGCGGCGAGCGGCTCCGCTCCGCCGTCGGGCACCCACGCGATCTCCGGCGCGTCCTCGAGCGAGGCCCAGCGCCGCTCCAGGGCGTCGGCGACCGGCGCCGCGCCGTCGTCCGGGAGCGCGGGCAGCTCGACGGTGACGCCCGCGCCGCCGCGGGCGCGGACCGCGGCGTGCAGCGCCTCGACCCAGGCGAGATCGTCGGGCTCCCAGGCCACGGCGCCGCGGATCGTGACCTTGCGCGGGAGCGGGAGCGCGGCGGACGCGCCGGCCGAGCGGAGCGCCCGTGCGAGCACGGACCCCGCGCAGCGCGGGTCGACGAGGCGCGCTGCCCGCAGGGCGGCGTCCGCCCGATCGAGGACCTCGGCGATGGCGATCGCGTACGGGGTCCCCAGCGCCCGCAGGTCCGCCGGGGAGGTCCCGGCGCGCCGGAAGCTCCCGAGGGCGCGGTCGATGGCGTGCGCGAGCGCGACGCGCGCGGCGGGCTCGGCCGGCTGACGCAGCCGATCCGGCGGCAGGGCGTCGAGGGCGAGCCGGGTGGCGAGGCGGCTCGTGTGAAGGCTCGCTATGGCGGCGTCCGGCGCCAGCAGGGCGAGCGCCTCGGAGACGAAGCTCCACCGTGAGCGGATTTCCTGGCCTGCGGTACGCGGGTCGCGCAGATCGAGCGAGGCGAGCTCGCGTTCAACGTGCCGCTCGGTCGGGACGATGAGGAGCGATGTTCTGCTCACCACCGCGAAACGGCCGAGTGCCGCTCCCGGGAAGCGCAGGCGCCCGCCAGGGCAGGCGGCTGAGAGGGCGCCGGCGCGTCTGAATGCACGTCCAGCATGGGGGACCTCACGGCAGACGCTTTACTTCATGCATCCGTCCCCTCGCAACCTCTGCCGGGGGCGCGCCTTGTTGAAAAAGTCCCGCGGAATGTGGGAATTCTTGTGGGGAAAAGGGAATGCGTGTTGAAAAACCTGTTGAGAACCCCGGACGGTCCGGGTCGCAGCGCGCCGTAGACCTGCGGAATTGCACGCAGCGAGGGCGGGCCAGAGCACGCCCGGGGCGCTCTGCAGTTTTCAACAGGCTCAGCGGTGGTCGGCGGCGATCGGAGGCGACCGGGCGTCACGACGGGGCGTGAGCCGCCTCGGTAGGCCGAGCGGGGCAGGGCGGACGGAAGGAGGAAAGGGGGAGGGGGGCTGGGCGCTCCGTCGCGAGGCGCCCTCTCGGTTGCGTCGGTTTGCGTCGGTTGCGAGGGGACTAGCGGCGCGCCACGTCCTTGTCGCGGCGGACGCTGGTGTCGTCG is a genomic window of Sorangium aterium containing:
- a CDS encoding PD-(D/E)XK nuclease family protein, producing MSRTSLLIVPTERHVERELASLDLRDPRTAGQEIRSRWSFVSEALALLAPDAAIASLHTSRLATRLALDALPPDRLRQPAEPAARVALAHAIDRALGSFRRAGTSPADLRALGTPYAIAIAEVLDRADAALRAARLVDPRCAGSVLARALRSAGASAALPLPRKVTIRGAVAWEPDDLAWVEALHAAVRARGGAGVTVELPALPDDGAAPVADALERRWASLEDAPEIAWVPDGGAEPLAAITARTPEGEARAAAAEVAAALGRGIPPERIALVVPALDDAALEPLRAALADAGVRASEPRGRAAASCPDGRVALAILRLAVGPVRREQAIEILRAPGVHAGAWMDRTSATEAERRSTDLAHRLRDVPVEVDRTGRLLIDGLISVVAARRADRRAGTARTPPATAQEALSDAELALGLEVLRGAHGDEDGDDEAWMPHALERLLASARWIGEAATRPEIVRRFLSLLDKLGFGEPGIEELRAALRGERRSGGALALEAMGAMGQGARAARAIREQAEALARAAYDLGCEERPATAAEIYAELERAAAEQGAGPRGDAGRAGAVRIDVAAGFTALEHDVVVVTGLDARAYGGSPGADETLLGEALRGRLAAPSRPASGRERQAAQRAELGWALAGARRVALCFTRGDDSEPNEPHPLFVAAAAAGAPQRTEPASRVAPDAAPLGPRDAELIALAGGGRPPADLAERIRIERARADFFLDPRAPIDLHTGRVLVDGDPALAAQLRAAIGGAHPGRPIAVTHIERAVGCAFAAFARRVLHVRRADDLAESADARERGTLIHRALQASFEALRELGPERDPAEQLAAARAAAEAALGVSAPMAPLRREAVEKAIADVMEVVARTLDGEDASPELRFFLAERRFGAGEPPPWQPLELPPFDEEGGPSLWVDGQIDRLDRSTDQRVVRVVDYKTGKLPDAKERRRALQLPLYSAIAARALGAEEVRAVYIGVRQRGLIELWPRTADEQRALAEGWAEAARTARAAVVALWEGKAAPRPTLSTMCARCDARDVCRRPAVVPSDEAAEEVA